From Macaca fascicularis isolate 582-1 chromosome 14, T2T-MFA8v1.1, a single genomic window includes:
- the LOC102137778 gene encoding olfactory receptor 51I2, with protein sequence MGSFNVTHPAFFLLTGIPGLESSHSWLVGPLCVMYAVALGGNTVILQAVRVQPSLHEPMYYFLSMLSFSDVAISMATLPTVLRTFCLNARNIAFDACLIQMFLIHFFSMMESGILLAMSFDRYVAICDPLHYATVLTTEVIAAMGLGAAARSFITLFPLPFLIKRLPICRSNVLSHSYCLHPDVMRLACADITINSIYGLFVLVSTFGMDLFFIFLSYVLILHSVMAIASREESLKALNTCVSHILAVLAFYVPMTGVSTVHRFGKHVPHYIHVLMSNVYLFVPPVLNPLIYSAKTKEIRQAIVHMFRHIKI encoded by the coding sequence ATGGGGTCGTTCAATGTCACTCACCCTGCATTCTTCCTCCTGACTGGTATCCCTGGTCTGGAGAGCTCTCACTCCTGGCTGGTGGGGCCCCTCTGTGTGATGTACGCTGTGGCCCTTGGGGGAAATACAGTGATCCTGCAGGCTGTGCGAGTGCAGCCCAGCCTCCATGAGCCCATGTACTACTTCCTATCCATGTTGTCCTTCAGTGATGTGGCCATATCCATGGCCACACTGCCCACTGTACTCCGAACCTTCTGCCTCAATGCCCGCAACATCGCTTTTGATGCCTGTCTAATTCAGATGtttcttattcatttcttctCCATGATGGAATCAGGTATTCTGCTGGCCATGAGTTTTGACCGCTATGTGGCCATTTGTGACCCCTTGCACTATGCCACTGTGCTCACCACTGAAGTCATTGCTGCAATGGGTTTAGGTGCAGCTGCTCGAAGCTTCATcaccctcttccctcttccctttcttaTTAAGAGGCTGCCTATCTGCAGATCCAATGTTCTTTCTCACTCCTACTGCCTGCACCCAGACGTGATGAGGCTTGCCTGTGCTGATATCACTATCAACAGCATCTATGGACTCTTTGTTCTTGTATCCACCTTTGGCATGGACCTGTTTTTTATCTTCCTCTCCTATGTGCTCATTCTGCATTCTGTCATGGCCATTGCTTCCCGTGAGGAATCTCTCAAAGCTCTCAACACATGTGTGTCACATATCCTGGCTGTACTTGCGTTTTATGTGCCAATGACTGGGGTCTCCACAGTGCACCGCTTTGGGAAGCATGTCCCACACTACATACATGTCCTCATGTCAAATGTGTACCTATTTGTGCCTCCCGTGCTCAACCCTCTCATTTATAGTGCCAAGACAAAGGAAATCCGCCAAGCCATTGTCCACATGTTTCGCCACATCAAAATATGA